GCGGTCGGTGTCCAAGGCGTCGCCCAGGAGCACCTGCCGGGTGAACGTCCCCAGGGTGCGCTCGTCGGCCAGCACCTGCGCTCCCTCCGGCAGCGCGCCCTGGCGCTGGGCACGGACGGTCAGCACGTTGCGCTCGATGTCCAGGTCGATGGAAGCCGGGTCGATGCCCGGCAGGTCCAGACGCAGGACGAGGCTCTGGCCGTCGCGGAAGGCGGTCAGCGGCATGCCGGCCGGCTTCGCCGGGGTACCGAGCAGCTGCTGCGCGAGACGGTCGAGGTCGCGGAAGGGGTCGGTACGCATCAGCACGGTGATTCAGCTCCTCACAATCGCAGCGGAACAAG
The sequence above is a segment of the Kitasatospora sp. NBC_00240 genome. Coding sequences within it:
- a CDS encoding Hsp20/alpha crystallin family protein is translated as MLMRTDPFRDLDRLAQQLLGTPAKPAGMPLTAFRDGQSLVLRLDLPGIDPASIDLDIERNVLTVRAQRQGALPEGAQVLADERTLGTFTRQVLLGDALDTDRIEADYDQGVLTVRIPVTEKAKPRKIRITGRTQPETPAAARPPREPGPLGTDSRREAINA